The following proteins are co-located in the Candidatus Aegiribacteria sp. genome:
- a CDS encoding pyridoxal phosphate-dependent aminotransferase, giving the protein MNRFLPSDRMTSIKMPPISAIMRRIAHLRSEGNVIYSMAQAVPWYPPPVPSLEKLADNLNDPSLHRYSPDPGYPSARSAVTEDFRKRRSIDLDPAGELHLTCGASQAFLSALLTATSAGDTVAVLEPYYFDHVFAIKFSDLDLYTIPMIEEDDDWKIPMDELDRVLQKVSALALVNPGNPTGKVICDSNMKRIVEMTENSGTFLILDETYERFVFTGDKWHPWQEKRPRHVMTIGSFSKSLGMPGWRIGYLFGAADLLKQALKVQDSVVICPPSPSQFLLETALMEEDWILKMSEGVKRRLVLCREALSGNRFLSWREAGGAFFTLASYESGMTSQEAAMHILDEYGLGTIPGSAFGPSGEGHLRISFGCLSDEELEPAMEILSGVTFPE; this is encoded by the coding sequence ATGAACCGTTTCCTTCCATCGGATAGAATGACTTCTATCAAAATGCCGCCTATATCCGCAATAATGCGCAGGATAGCGCATCTGCGATCAGAGGGAAATGTGATCTACAGCATGGCTCAGGCTGTACCATGGTACCCACCTCCGGTTCCTTCTCTTGAAAAACTGGCTGATAACTTGAATGATCCATCTCTTCACAGGTACAGCCCGGATCCTGGCTACCCATCGGCAAGGTCTGCGGTAACCGAGGATTTCAGAAAGCGAAGATCAATCGATCTGGATCCAGCAGGCGAACTGCATCTAACATGCGGAGCAAGCCAGGCGTTTCTAAGTGCTCTTCTGACCGCAACATCGGCGGGAGATACTGTTGCAGTTCTGGAACCGTACTATTTCGATCATGTATTTGCTATCAAATTCAGTGATCTTGATCTTTATACAATTCCAATGATCGAGGAAGATGATGATTGGAAAATACCTATGGATGAACTCGATAGAGTCCTCCAGAAGGTTTCCGCTCTTGCCCTCGTCAATCCCGGTAATCCCACCGGAAAAGTTATCTGTGACAGTAATATGAAGAGGATAGTGGAAATGACCGAGAATTCAGGTACGTTCCTGATCCTCGATGAAACTTATGAACGGTTTGTGTTCACTGGCGATAAATGGCATCCCTGGCAGGAAAAGCGTCCACGACATGTGATGACTATCGGCAGTTTTTCAAAGAGCCTCGGTATGCCGGGATGGAGAATTGGATATTTATTCGGTGCTGCTGATCTACTGAAGCAGGCGCTCAAGGTCCAGGATTCCGTGGTTATATGTCCACCTTCTCCTTCACAGTTCCTGCTTGAAACAGCACTTATGGAAGAAGACTGGATATTGAAAATGTCTGAAGGTGTAAAACGCAGACTTGTACTCTGCAGGGAAGCTTTAAGCGGGAATAGATTCCTTTCATGGAGGGAAGCGGGCGGAGCCTTCTTCACGCTTGCCTCATATGAAAGCGGAATGACTTCACAGGAAGCTGCCATGCACATTCTGGATGAGTATGGCTTAGGTACCATTCCAGGCTCGGCATTCGGACCGTCTGGAGAAGGACACTTGAGGATCAGTTTCGGTTGCCTATCAGACGAAGAACTGGAACCGGCAATGGAAATTCTGTCAGGAGTCACCTTTCCC